The following are encoded together in the Bacillota bacterium genome:
- a CDS encoding sugar ABC transporter permease — protein sequence MSGRSRGIFIAGFLLPATVLYALFVVAPVLQAFAFSMYRWRGISESRTFIGLENFRQIFADPIVWLALRHNLLLFVGTSIVILALALALAHAVGHDSGTARFLRAVYLFPQVISLVVVAVLWLFILNPSFGILNGALKAVGLEAWAIAWLGDKRTALAAVGVAHVWHALGFYIMLFSAALRTIPHEVMEAATLDGAAGLVRLRHVTLPLLWAVLRIALVYMAIGTMNIFALVFLMTQGGPDRATEVMLTYLYEQAFKHSDFGYATALAIVNFMVVMALSGAILALLRHNPQEGRA from the coding sequence ATGAGCGGACGTTCCCGCGGGATATTCATCGCCGGGTTTCTGCTACCGGCAACGGTGCTGTATGCGCTGTTCGTGGTGGCGCCGGTGCTGCAGGCGTTCGCCTTCTCGATGTATCGCTGGCGGGGAATTTCGGAAAGCCGTACCTTCATCGGACTGGAGAACTTCCGCCAGATCTTCGCGGACCCCATTGTGTGGCTGGCGCTGCGACACAATCTGCTGCTGTTTGTGGGCACAAGCATCGTCATCCTGGCACTTGCGCTCGCGCTGGCGCACGCCGTCGGGCACGACTCGGGCACGGCGCGTTTCCTGCGGGCGGTGTACCTGTTTCCACAGGTCATCTCGCTGGTCGTGGTGGCTGTGCTGTGGCTGTTTATCCTCAACCCTTCCTTCGGCATCCTGAACGGCGCGCTGAAGGCGGTCGGTCTGGAAGCGTGGGCGATTGCGTGGCTGGGCGACAAACGCACTGCGCTGGCGGCGGTGGGCGTGGCGCACGTGTGGCACGCGCTGGGGTTTTATATCATGCTGTTCAGTGCAGCCCTGCGCACCATCCCGCACGAGGTGATGGAGGCAGCGACGCTGGATGGGGCGGCGGGTCTTGTGCGGTTGCGTCACGTGACCCTGCCCCTGCTGTGGGCGGTGCTGCGGATTGCTTTGGTCTACATGGCAATCGGCACGATGAATATCTTCGCGCTCGTGTTCCTGATGACACAGGGCGGTCCCGACCGCGCCACCGAGGTGATGCTGACTTACCTGTATGAGCAGGCGTTCAAACACAGCGACTTTGGCTATGCCACCGCGCTGGCGATAGTGAACTTCATGGTGGTGATGGCGCTGAGCGGGGCGATTCTGGCACTGCTTCGCCATAACCCGCAGGAGGGCAGGGCGTGA
- a CDS encoding carbohydrate ABC transporter permease yields MRRVLIGGGLWIFALSVVVPLLWVLMTAFKTGPEIFTSPWGLPRSPQWQNFVRAWQEAGIARYFMNSLIVTLSTLAILLPIGAMAAYIFARYPFRGANWLFGAFLGGMMFPLFLTIVPLFLLLARLGLLDTLHGLTLVYVAYSLPFTVFVLTGFFQTLPQELLEAALIDGCGPARAFWKVMLPLAKPGIIVVGVFNAIGLWNEYPLALVIMSSDERRTLPLGIANLLMVEQYQSDWGALFAGLVIVMLPVLFVYWLFRDRIHETMVAGALKG; encoded by the coding sequence ATGCGGCGCGTGCTGATTGGTGGCGGGTTGTGGATATTCGCCCTGTCGGTGGTCGTGCCCCTGCTGTGGGTGCTGATGACCGCCTTTAAGACGGGACCCGAAATCTTCACCTCGCCGTGGGGCTTGCCTCGGTCGCCGCAATGGCAGAACTTTGTGCGGGCATGGCAGGAGGCGGGCATCGCCCGTTACTTCATGAACAGCCTCATCGTTACCCTCAGCACGCTGGCAATCCTGTTGCCCATCGGCGCGATGGCGGCGTATATCTTCGCCCGCTATCCGTTTCGCGGCGCGAACTGGCTGTTTGGGGCGTTCCTGGGCGGAATGATGTTCCCGCTTTTCCTCACTATAGTGCCGCTGTTCTTGCTGCTGGCGCGGCTGGGTTTGCTGGATACCCTGCACGGCTTGACGCTGGTTTATGTGGCGTACTCCCTGCCGTTTACGGTGTTCGTACTGACGGGCTTTTTCCAGACCCTGCCCCAGGAGCTGCTGGAAGCGGCGCTGATTGACGGCTGCGGCCCCGCGCGGGCGTTCTGGAAGGTGATGCTGCCGCTGGCGAAGCCGGGAATCATCGTGGTGGGAGTGTTCAACGCGATTGGCTTGTGGAACGAATATCCCCTCGCGCTGGTCATCATGAGCAGCGACGAGAGGCGCACCCTGCCACTTGGTATCGCCAACCTGCTGATGGTGGAACAGTACCAGAGCGACTGGGGCGCGCTGTTTGCAGGGCTGGTGATTGTGATGCTGCCCGTGCTGTTCGTGTACTGGCTGTTCCGCGACCGGATCCACGAGACGATGGTCGCTGGGGCGTTGAAGGGGTAG
- a CDS encoding extracellular solute-binding protein, with the protein MKYIKHTLPAIAIALAAVVVVSCGRQSTTATKELEVACFKGGYGIDFFEQAAREYEQQHPGVKIKVWGNPRVWEQLRPRFIAGNPPDLTYPGWGMDHWALVYEGQVIPLDEYLDSPPYGKTEGKWRDTFEPALLELCQYQGKTYMLPYFFSMLGWWYNKDMFEKNGWKPPRTWSELLDLCEKIKAKGIAPITYQGIYPAYAVSGFLIPWVISAGGIEAFDDAQNLVPGAWKSPAFLKAAQMMDELRRRGYFQEGANGMDHTGAQMEFISGRAAMIPCGTWLHSEMRNVLPPNFRMGFFLPPVLDDGKGDPTAVGIGIEPWMVPTKGKNRELAIDFYKYMTSLEKAKQFVEQKGTLMSIRGSDQANFPEHLKEPVEVFRRAKTVWSVEYRQWYPKLGKAVEDATAALLSGNITPEQFVERLEAAAEAARQDKNLPKHTYKRGQGR; encoded by the coding sequence ATGAAATATATCAAACACACCCTGCCTGCGATAGCCATTGCGCTAGCTGCGGTGGTGGTCGTCTCTTGCGGTAGACAGTCCACTACTGCCACCAAAGAGCTGGAGGTCGCCTGCTTCAAGGGTGGATATGGCATTGACTTCTTCGAGCAGGCGGCGCGCGAATACGAACAGCAACATCCGGGCGTCAAAATCAAGGTATGGGGTAACCCGCGTGTGTGGGAACAGTTGCGCCCACGCTTCATTGCGGGCAACCCCCCCGACCTAACCTACCCCGGCTGGGGTATGGACCACTGGGCACTGGTGTACGAGGGGCAGGTTATCCCGCTGGATGAATATCTGGACAGCCCGCCCTACGGTAAAACCGAAGGCAAATGGCGCGATACCTTCGAGCCTGCCCTGCTGGAGCTGTGCCAGTATCAGGGCAAGACCTACATGCTACCCTACTTCTTCAGTATGCTCGGCTGGTGGTACAACAAGGACATGTTTGAGAAAAACGGCTGGAAACCACCACGCACATGGAGCGAACTGCTGGACCTCTGCGAGAAGATTAAAGCCAAGGGCATCGCGCCCATCACCTATCAGGGCATCTACCCCGCCTACGCAGTCAGCGGGTTCCTCATCCCGTGGGTCATCAGCGCGGGGGGCATTGAAGCCTTTGATGACGCGCAAAATCTCGTGCCGGGTGCGTGGAAGTCGCCGGCGTTCCTGAAAGCGGCACAGATGATGGACGAGCTGCGCCGCCGTGGGTATTTCCAGGAAGGTGCAAACGGCATGGACCACACCGGGGCGCAGATGGAGTTCATTTCAGGACGCGCCGCGATGATACCCTGCGGCACTTGGCTGCACTCGGAAATGCGCAACGTGTTGCCACCGAACTTCCGCATGGGGTTCTTCCTGCCACCGGTGCTGGACGACGGCAAGGGCGACCCGACCGCCGTCGGTATCGGCATCGAGCCGTGGATGGTTCCCACCAAGGGCAAAAACCGCGAACTCGCCATTGACTTCTACAAATATATGACCTCGCTGGAGAAGGCGAAGCAGTTCGTGGAGCAGAAGGGCACGCTGATGTCCATCCGCGGTAGCGACCAGGCAAACTTCCCCGAGCATCTGAAAGAACCCGTCGAGGTGTTCCGCAGGGCGAAAACCGTCTGGTCGGTGGAGTACCGTCAGTGGTACCCCAAGCTGGGCAAGGCGGTAGAAGACGCCACCGCTGCGCTGCTGTCGGGCAACATCACGCCCGAGCAGTTTGTCGAGCGACTGGAAGCGGCGGCGGAGGCGGCACGGCAGGACAAGAACCTTCCCAAGCACACCTACAAACGCGGACAGGGGCGATGA